The following proteins are encoded in a genomic region of Kosakonia oryzae:
- the atpG gene encoding F0F1 ATP synthase subunit gamma, translating into MAGAKEIRSKIASVQNTQKITKAMEMVAASKMRKSQDRMAASRPYADTMRKVIGHLAHGNLEYKHPYLEERDVKRVGYLVVSTDRGLCGGLNINLFKKLLADMKAWSDKGVQSELAMIGSKGVAFFNSVGANVVAQVTGMGDTPSLSELIGPVKVMLQAYDEGRLDKLYIVSNKFINTMSQVPTITQLLPLPASEDEGLKHKAWDYLYEPDPKALLDTLLRRYVESQVYQGVVENLASEQAARMVAMKAATDNGGSLIKELQLVYNKARQASITQELTEIVGGASAV; encoded by the coding sequence ATGGCCGGCGCAAAAGAGATACGTAGTAAGATCGCAAGCGTCCAGAACACGCAAAAGATCACTAAAGCGATGGAGATGGTCGCCGCTTCCAAAATGCGTAAATCGCAGGACAGAATGGCGGCCAGCCGTCCTTATGCAGATACCATGCGCAAAGTGATTGGTCACCTTGCTCACGGTAATCTGGAATATAAGCACCCTTACCTGGAAGAACGCGACGTCAAACGCGTGGGCTACCTGGTGGTGTCGACCGACCGTGGTCTGTGTGGCGGCTTGAACATTAACCTGTTCAAAAAACTGCTGGCGGATATGAAAGCATGGTCCGATAAAGGCGTTCAGAGCGAACTCGCAATGATCGGCTCCAAGGGCGTTGCGTTCTTTAATTCCGTCGGCGCGAACGTTGTCGCGCAGGTGACAGGTATGGGGGATACCCCTTCTCTGTCCGAACTGATTGGACCGGTAAAAGTGATGTTGCAGGCCTATGACGAAGGCCGTCTGGACAAGCTTTATATTGTCAGCAACAAATTTATCAACACCATGTCTCAGGTGCCAACCATCACCCAACTGCTGCCGCTGCCGGCTTCAGAGGATGAAGGCTTGAAGCATAAAGCCTGGGATTATCTGTATGAACCAGACCCGAAAGCGCTGCTGGATACCCTGCTGCGTCGTTACGTCGAGTCTCAGGTTTATCAGGGTGTTGTGGAAAACCTGGCCAGCGAGCAGGCCGCACGTATGGTGGCGATGAAAGCCGCAACCGATAATGGTGGCAGCCTGATTAAAGAGCTGCAGTTGGTATACAACAAGGCTCGTCAGGCCAGCATTACTCAGGAACTCACCGAGATCGTCGGTGGTGCATCCGCGGTATAA
- the atpD gene encoding F0F1 ATP synthase subunit beta, translating to MATGKIVQVIGAVVDVEFPQDAVPRVYDALEVQNGNDRLVLEVQQQLGGGIVRTIAMGSSDGLRRGLEVKDLEHPIEVPVGKATLGRIMNVLGEPVDMKGEIGEEERWAIHRAAPTYEELSSSQELLETGIKVIDLMCPFAKGGKVGLFGGAGVGKTVNMMELIRNIAIEHSGYSVFAGVGERTREGNDFYHEMTDSNVIDKVSLVYGQMNEPPGNRLRVALTGLTMAEKFRDEGRDVLLFVDNIYRYTLAGTEVSALLGRMPSAVGYQPTLAEEMGVLQERITSTKTGSITSVQAVYVPADDLTDPSPATTFAHLDATVVLSRQIASLGIYPAVDPLDSTSRQLDPLVVGQEHYDVARGVQSLLQRYQELKDIIAILGMDELSEDDKLVVARARKIQRFLSQPFFVAEVFTGSPGKYVSLKDTIRGFKGIMEGEYDHLPEQAFYMVGSIDEVVEKAKKL from the coding sequence ATGGCTACTGGAAAAATTGTCCAGGTAATCGGCGCCGTAGTTGACGTCGAATTCCCTCAGGATGCCGTACCGCGTGTGTACGATGCTCTTGAGGTGCAAAATGGTAATGATCGTCTGGTGCTGGAAGTTCAGCAGCAGCTCGGCGGCGGTATCGTACGTACCATCGCAATGGGTTCCTCCGACGGTCTGCGTCGCGGTCTGGAAGTTAAAGACCTCGAGCACCCGATCGAAGTCCCGGTAGGTAAAGCAACACTGGGTCGTATCATGAACGTACTGGGTGAACCAGTAGACATGAAAGGCGAAATCGGTGAAGAAGAGCGTTGGGCTATCCACCGCGCAGCACCGACCTATGAAGAGTTGTCAAGCTCTCAGGAACTGCTGGAAACCGGCATCAAAGTTATCGACCTGATGTGTCCGTTTGCTAAGGGCGGTAAAGTCGGTCTGTTCGGTGGTGCGGGCGTAGGTAAAACCGTAAACATGATGGAGCTGATCCGTAACATCGCGATCGAGCACTCCGGTTATTCTGTGTTTGCGGGCGTGGGTGAACGTACTCGTGAGGGTAACGACTTCTACCACGAAATGACCGACTCCAACGTTATCGACAAAGTATCCCTGGTGTATGGCCAGATGAACGAGCCGCCGGGAAACCGTCTGCGCGTTGCGCTGACCGGTCTGACCATGGCAGAGAAATTCCGTGACGAAGGTCGTGACGTTCTGCTGTTCGTCGACAACATTTATCGTTATACCCTCGCCGGTACTGAAGTATCCGCACTGCTGGGCCGTATGCCTTCAGCGGTAGGTTACCAGCCGACGCTGGCAGAAGAGATGGGCGTGTTGCAGGAGCGTATTACCTCCACCAAAACTGGCTCCATCACCTCTGTTCAGGCGGTATACGTACCTGCGGATGACTTGACTGACCCGTCTCCGGCAACCACCTTTGCGCACCTTGACGCAACCGTGGTACTGAGCCGTCAGATCGCGTCTCTGGGTATCTACCCGGCCGTTGACCCGCTGGATTCCACCAGCCGTCAGCTGGATCCGCTGGTTGTTGGCCAGGAACACTATGATGTTGCGCGTGGCGTTCAGTCTCTGCTGCAACGTTATCAGGAACTGAAAGACATCATCGCCATCCTGGGTATGGATGAACTGTCTGAAGACGACAAACTGGTGGTAGCTCGCGCACGTAAGATCCAGCGCTTCCTGTCCCAGCCGTTCTTCGTAGCGGAAGTATTCACCGGTTCTCCGGGTAAATACGTTTCCCTGAAAGACACCATCCGTGGCTTTAAAGGCATCATGGAAGGCGAATACGATCACCTGCCGGAGCAGGCGTTCTACATGGTCGGTTCCATCGACGAAGTCGTGGAAAAAGCCAAAAAACTTTAA
- a CDS encoding F0F1 ATP synthase subunit epsilon has protein sequence MAMTYHLDVVSAESQMFSGLVEKIQVTGSEGELGIFPGHAPLLTAIKPGMIRIVKQHGHEEFIYLSGGILEVQPGTVTVLADTAIRGQDLDEARALESKRKAEEHIKSSHGDVDYAQASAELAKAIAKLRVIELTKKAM, from the coding sequence ATGGCAATGACTTACCACCTGGACGTCGTCAGCGCAGAGTCACAAATGTTCTCTGGTCTGGTCGAAAAAATCCAGGTAACGGGTAGCGAAGGTGAACTGGGTATTTTCCCGGGTCACGCGCCGCTGCTCACCGCCATTAAGCCTGGTATGATCCGCATCGTGAAACAGCACGGTCATGAAGAGTTTATCTATCTGTCTGGCGGCATTCTTGAAGTGCAGCCTGGCACAGTGACCGTTCTGGCTGATACTGCTATTCGTGGTCAGGATCTCGACGAAGCGCGAGCCCTGGAATCGAAACGCAAAGCAGAAGAGCACATTAAATCTTCTCACGGTGACGTGGATTACGCTCAGGCGTCTGCGGAACTGGCGAAAGCTATCGCGAAACTGCGTGTTATCGAGTTGACGAAAAAAGCGATGTAA
- a CDS encoding right-handed parallel beta-helix repeat-containing protein, with product MNYKIPLALTVCSSLIAFPTSAAVWKAIAFGQSTDVNFSSNVLPEKIGVNDVTIDGKKLSVTDSADLSRPVTLESRGGKIANSHDGLTFFYTTLPGSENFVLQATVTVEQFGPENGAKPAAQEGAGLLVRDVIGHPRQQPLKEGYEEFPAASNMVMNAIMTQDKKDNFRVKMQAITREGITQPWGNAGAAIVKQSYQEEVDLRQTPTFRLKLERTNDGFITAWAPQGSDQWVSRSVPRADLISVQDKDRYYVGFFASRNAKITINDASLTTSMAHTAVTKPWQAKPLPVVVQIASPEQSTSDTYTLQARANYDGLFSTRQDEVVIGNEKPVKAGEMYTVPATLSGNATFSVTFTPTSISDNTPVSQQIKVEKIAGPTTATLYVTPQGKSEGEGTVASPLDLTSAIRLLPPGGKIVLQAGDYAQTEIPLSASGLRDKQKILQADGKAVIHGLLVDASYWHIKGIEVTEKSLRIQGSHNVIEKVVAWRNDDTGIQISSPEKVGRALWASNNLVVDSESWGNEDPGKINADGFAVKMRVGEGNRLKRCYSHDNIDDGFDLFNKIEDGANGVVVIEDSIASNNTSNGFKLGGEGQPVAHQVRNSKATGNHLDGFTDNFNPGKLRIENNIAIDNQRFNFIFRPGPYGDASTQGVFSGNISVRSKPGKYDDAVVGNVDATNYFIVDGKSVNLAKKELDSKPYLAQLSQ from the coding sequence ATGAATTATAAAATACCTCTGGCTTTAACGGTTTGCAGCTCACTTATTGCTTTTCCGACCTCAGCAGCAGTCTGGAAAGCCATCGCTTTTGGCCAATCGACCGACGTGAACTTTTCATCGAATGTTCTGCCGGAAAAGATTGGCGTGAATGATGTCACCATCGACGGCAAAAAACTCTCCGTAACGGATAGTGCCGATCTCTCCAGACCCGTTACCCTCGAAAGCCGCGGTGGTAAAATCGCTAACTCTCATGATGGCCTGACGTTCTTTTATACCACTCTACCTGGCAGTGAAAACTTCGTTTTACAGGCCACAGTGACCGTTGAGCAGTTCGGCCCGGAAAACGGCGCGAAACCCGCAGCGCAAGAAGGCGCCGGGTTATTGGTGCGTGACGTGATTGGCCATCCGCGTCAGCAGCCGCTTAAAGAAGGTTATGAGGAGTTTCCTGCGGCGTCGAATATGGTGATGAATGCCATCATGACGCAGGATAAAAAAGACAATTTTCGCGTGAAGATGCAGGCGATCACCCGTGAAGGGATCACGCAGCCCTGGGGCAATGCTGGCGCGGCAATCGTGAAACAGAGCTATCAGGAAGAGGTTGATCTGCGCCAGACGCCAACCTTTCGCCTGAAACTGGAGCGCACCAACGACGGTTTTATCACGGCCTGGGCACCGCAAGGTAGCGACCAATGGGTTAGCCGCAGTGTTCCGCGCGCAGATCTGATCTCGGTACAGGATAAAGATCGCTACTACGTCGGTTTCTTTGCCTCGCGTAATGCCAAAATCACCATCAACGATGCTTCGTTGACCACGTCAATGGCGCATACCGCTGTGACAAAACCCTGGCAAGCTAAACCACTTCCGGTCGTGGTGCAAATTGCCTCTCCTGAGCAAAGCACCAGCGACACATACACATTACAGGCACGAGCCAATTATGATGGCCTGTTCAGCACCCGCCAGGACGAAGTGGTGATCGGTAATGAAAAACCGGTTAAAGCGGGGGAGATGTATACCGTGCCTGCCACACTGAGTGGCAATGCCACGTTTTCAGTGACATTTACGCCCACCAGCATCAGCGACAATACGCCTGTCAGCCAGCAAATTAAGGTAGAGAAAATTGCCGGCCCGACAACTGCAACGCTGTATGTCACGCCGCAGGGTAAAAGCGAAGGTGAAGGTACGGTGGCATCCCCGCTGGATCTGACCAGCGCGATTCGTTTACTGCCGCCTGGCGGCAAAATTGTGTTGCAAGCCGGAGATTATGCGCAGACAGAGATCCCTCTTTCCGCCAGTGGGCTGCGCGATAAACAGAAAATCCTGCAAGCGGATGGAAAAGCCGTAATCCACGGCTTGCTGGTTGACGCTAGTTACTGGCACATCAAAGGGATAGAGGTGACCGAGAAAAGTTTACGTATTCAGGGCAGCCATAACGTTATCGAAAAAGTGGTCGCCTGGCGTAATGATGATACGGGTATTCAGATTTCATCACCGGAAAAAGTGGGCCGGGCCCTGTGGGCGAGCAACAACCTCGTTGTCGATTCGGAATCCTGGGGTAATGAAGATCCGGGGAAAATTAACGCAGATGGTTTTGCCGTGAAGATGCGCGTTGGTGAAGGCAATCGCCTGAAACGCTGCTATTCGCACGACAATATTGATGATGGTTTTGACCTGTTTAACAAAATCGAGGATGGCGCAAATGGCGTTGTGGTGATCGAGGATTCTATTGCCAGCAATAATACCAGCAACGGTTTCAAACTGGGGGGAGAGGGGCAACCGGTCGCACATCAGGTTCGTAACAGCAAGGCGACGGGTAATCATCTGGATGGTTTCACCGATAACTTCAACCCAGGGAAACTGCGGATAGAGAATAATATTGCTATCGATAACCAACGCTTTAATTTCATCTTTCGTCCAGGCCCGTATGGCGATGCATCAACGCAGGGCGTGTTTAGCGGCAATATCTCTGTGCGCAGTAAGCCGGGGAAATATGATGATGCGGTGGTGGGGAATGTGGATGCGACGAACTACTTTATCGTCGACGGTAAAAGCGTAAATCTGGCGAAAAAAGAGCTGGATAGTAAACCGTATCTGGCGCAACTCAGCCAGTGA
- the glmU gene encoding bifunctional UDP-N-acetylglucosamine diphosphorylase/glucosamine-1-phosphate N-acetyltransferase GlmU, which produces MLNTKMSVVILAAGKGTRMYSDIPKVLHTLAGKAMVQHVIDTANLLGADNVHLVYGHGGDLLKQHLAESKLNWVLQVEQLGTGHAMQQAAPFFADDEDILMLYGDVPLISLETLQRLRDAKPQGGIGLLTVVLDDPTGYGRITRENGAVTGIVEQKDATEEQRKITEINTGILIANGGDLKRWLSKLTNNNAQGEYYITDIISLAWHEGREITAVHPQRLSEVEGVNNRLQLSRLERAYQAEQAEKLLLAGVMLRDPARFDLRGTLEHGRDVEIDANVIIEGNVKLGDRVKIGAGCVLKNSDIGDDCEISPYSVVEDARLEADCTIGPFARLRPGAELLAGAHVGNFVEMKKARLGKGSKAGHLTYLGDAEIGDNVNVGAGVITCNYDGANKHKTIIGDDVFVGSDTQLVAPVTVAKGATIAAGTTVTRNVAENELVISRVPQINKQGWIRPVKKK; this is translated from the coding sequence ATGTTGAACACAAAAATGAGTGTGGTGATCCTTGCCGCAGGCAAAGGCACACGCATGTATTCCGATATTCCCAAAGTGCTGCATACCCTTGCAGGGAAAGCGATGGTTCAGCATGTCATTGATACTGCTAATCTTCTCGGCGCCGATAATGTTCATCTGGTTTATGGACACGGTGGTGATTTGCTCAAACAACATCTCGCTGAGAGCAAGCTTAACTGGGTCCTGCAGGTAGAACAGTTGGGCACCGGCCATGCGATGCAGCAGGCTGCGCCGTTCTTTGCCGATGACGAAGATATTTTGATGCTCTACGGCGATGTGCCGCTGATTTCGTTGGAGACGTTGCAGCGTCTGCGCGATGCGAAACCGCAGGGCGGCATCGGTCTGTTAACGGTGGTGCTCGACGACCCGACGGGTTACGGGCGTATCACGCGTGAAAACGGCGCGGTGACAGGCATTGTTGAACAGAAAGATGCCACTGAAGAACAGCGTAAGATCACGGAGATCAACACCGGCATTCTGATTGCTAACGGCGGCGATCTGAAACGCTGGTTGAGCAAGCTGACTAACAATAATGCGCAGGGTGAATATTACATCACGGATATCATCAGCCTTGCCTGGCATGAAGGCCGTGAGATCACCGCAGTGCATCCGCAGCGCCTGAGCGAAGTGGAAGGCGTGAATAACCGCCTTCAGCTATCCCGGCTGGAGCGTGCGTATCAGGCTGAACAGGCCGAAAAGCTGCTGCTGGCTGGTGTTATGCTGCGCGATCCTGCGCGCTTTGACCTGCGCGGTACGCTGGAGCATGGGCGGGATGTTGAGATCGATGCTAACGTCATCATTGAAGGCAACGTAAAACTGGGCGATCGCGTGAAGATTGGCGCTGGTTGCGTGTTGAAAAACAGCGACATCGGCGACGACTGCGAAATCAGCCCCTACAGCGTGGTGGAAGATGCGCGCCTCGAAGCTGATTGCACCATCGGGCCATTTGCGCGTTTGCGTCCTGGCGCAGAACTGCTTGCCGGTGCGCACGTGGGCAACTTCGTGGAAATGAAAAAAGCGCGTCTGGGTAAAGGCTCGAAAGCAGGCCATCTGACTTACCTGGGCGATGCGGAAATCGGTGACAACGTGAATGTTGGCGCGGGTGTTATCACCTGTAATTACGATGGCGCGAACAAGCATAAAACCATTATTGGCGATGATGTGTTTGTTGGTTCCGATACGCAACTGGTGGCGCCGGTTACCGTTGCCAAAGGTGCGACTATCGCCGCGGGTACCACCGTAACGCGCAATGTTGCGGAAAATGAACTGGTTATCAGCCGCGTACCGCAGATCAATAAACAAGGCTGGATACGTCCGGTTAAGAAGAAGTAG
- the glmS gene encoding glutamine--fructose-6-phosphate transaminase (isomerizing) — MCGIVGAVAQRDVAEILLEGLRRLEYRGYDSAGLAVVDAEGHMTRLRRLGKVQMLAQAAEEHPLHGGTGIAHTRWATHGEPSEGNAHPHVSDHIAVVHNGIIENYEPLREALKERGYVFVSETDTEVIAHLVHWELEQGGTLREAVMRAIPQLRGAYGTVIMDTRDSGTLLAARSGSPLVIGLGMGENFIASDQLALLPVTRRFIFLEEGDIAEVTRRSVTVFDKSGAQVKRPDIESSLQYDAGDKGIYRHYMQKEIYEQPNAIKNTLTGRINHGEVDLSELGPNANALLSQVEHIQIVACGTSYNSGMVSRYWFEALAGVPCDVEIASEFRYRKSAVRRNSLMITLSQSGETADTLAALRLSKELGYLGSLAICNVPGSSLVRESDLAMMTKAGTEIGVASTKAFTTQLTVLLMLVAKLSRLKGLDASIEHDIVHGLQALPSRIEQMLSQDKRIEALAEDFSDKHHALFLGRGDQYPIALEGALKLKEISYIHAEAYAAGELKHGPLALIDADMPVIVVAPNNELLEKLKSNIEEVRARGGVLYVFADQDAGFTSNDNMHIIDMPHVEEVIAPIFYTVPLQLLAYHVALIKGTDVDQPRNLAKSVTVE; from the coding sequence ATGTGTGGAATTGTTGGCGCAGTCGCGCAGCGTGATGTTGCAGAAATCCTTCTCGAGGGATTACGTCGTCTGGAATACCGTGGCTATGACTCAGCAGGTCTGGCCGTTGTAGATGCAGAAGGGCATATGACCCGCCTGCGTCGTCTTGGTAAAGTCCAGATGCTGGCCCAGGCCGCAGAAGAGCACCCGCTGCATGGTGGAACCGGTATTGCGCATACCCGTTGGGCAACACACGGTGAACCGTCAGAAGGTAACGCGCATCCGCATGTTTCTGATCATATTGCGGTTGTACATAACGGTATTATCGAAAACTACGAGCCGCTGCGGGAAGCGTTAAAAGAGCGTGGTTATGTATTTGTTTCGGAAACGGATACCGAGGTTATCGCGCATCTTGTTCATTGGGAGCTTGAGCAGGGCGGCACGCTGCGTGAAGCGGTTATGCGCGCTATCCCGCAATTACGCGGCGCTTATGGCACGGTGATTATGGATACCCGTGACAGCGGCACTCTGCTGGCGGCACGCTCTGGCAGCCCGCTGGTCATTGGTCTTGGCATGGGTGAAAACTTTATTGCCTCTGATCAACTGGCGTTACTGCCGGTAACGCGTCGCTTTATCTTCCTTGAAGAGGGGGATATTGCGGAAGTGACTCGCCGCAGCGTGACAGTGTTTGATAAATCCGGCGCACAGGTAAAACGGCCTGATATCGAATCCAGCCTGCAATATGACGCGGGCGACAAAGGTATCTACCGTCACTACATGCAAAAAGAGATCTACGAACAGCCGAACGCGATTAAAAATACGCTGACCGGCCGTATCAACCACGGTGAAGTGGATCTGAGCGAACTGGGTCCGAATGCCAACGCGCTGTTATCGCAAGTTGAGCATATTCAGATCGTTGCCTGTGGCACCTCTTACAACTCCGGTATGGTTTCCCGTTACTGGTTTGAGGCGCTGGCCGGTGTGCCGTGCGATGTGGAAATCGCCTCTGAATTCCGCTACCGCAAATCCGCTGTGCGTCGTAACAGTCTGATGATCACCCTGTCGCAATCCGGTGAAACAGCGGATACGCTGGCGGCGCTGCGTTTGTCCAAAGAGCTGGGTTATTTGGGTTCGCTGGCGATTTGTAACGTGCCGGGCTCCTCGCTGGTGCGTGAATCCGATCTGGCAATGATGACCAAAGCCGGTACTGAAATCGGTGTTGCTTCCACGAAAGCGTTCACCACTCAGCTTACCGTTCTGCTGATGCTGGTAGCGAAATTGAGCCGCCTGAAAGGGCTGGATGCGTCCATTGAGCACGATATCGTTCACGGTTTGCAGGCGTTGCCGAGCCGTATTGAACAGATGCTGTCGCAGGATAAACGCATTGAAGCGCTGGCCGAGGATTTCTCTGACAAGCACCATGCGCTGTTCCTCGGGCGTGGCGATCAGTATCCGATCGCGCTGGAAGGCGCGCTGAAACTGAAAGAGATCTCCTACATTCACGCCGAAGCCTATGCGGCAGGCGAGCTGAAGCATGGCCCTCTGGCGCTGATTGATGCGGATATGCCGGTGATTGTCGTTGCGCCTAACAACGAACTGCTGGAAAAACTGAAATCCAACATCGAAGAAGTGCGTGCCCGTGGCGGCGTACTGTATGTGTTCGCCGATCAGGATGCGGGTTTCACCAGCAACGACAATATGCACATTATTGATATGCCGCACGTCGAAGAGGTGATTGCACCGATTTTCTATACCGTGCCGCTGCAATTGCTGGCCTATCACGTTGCGCTGATTAAAGGCACCGACGTTGACCAGCCGCGTAATCTGGCGAAATCAGTAACGGTAGAGTAA